The Devosia sp. 1566 sequence GGAACATCACATGCCATCATTTTCTCGCGGACTGGAAAAAGCTCTGCATCAGGCGATGAACCTGGCGCGCGAGCGTAACCACGAATTCGCTACCCTCGAACACCTTCTGCTCGCCCTGACCGACGATCGAGACACCATTGCCGTCCTTGCGGGCTGCGATGTCGATGTCGACGCGCTCAAGAGCGATCTCGAGGACTTCATCAATGAGGAACTCGACAGCCTCATCGTCGCCAATGGCCAGGACGCTCGGCCCACTGCCGCGTTCCAACGGGTCATTCAGCGCGCCGTAATCCACGTCCAGTCTTCTGGCCGCGAAGAGGTCACCGGTGCCAATGTGCTGGTTGCCATTTTTGCCGAGCGTGAAAGCCATGCTGCTTATTTCCTCGAACAGCAGGATATGAGCCGGCTCGATGCGGTCAATTTCATCAGCCACGGGATCACCAAGTCTGGTCCCAGCGAGGAGCGCAAAGTGCGTGGTGCCGAGGACGGTGAAGGCAATAGCGAAGGCGGGCGGGGCGACAACGCCAAGAGTTCGGCTCTCGCAGATTTCTGCGTGGATCTGAACGCCAAGGCACGAGCAGGCAAGATCGATCCATTGATCGGTCGTGATGCCGAGTTGCGCCGCACCATCCAGGTGCTGTGCCGCCGCTCCAAGAACAACCCGATCTATGTGGGTGACGCCGGCGTGGGCAAGACGGCGATTGCCGAAGGCCTAGCCCGCAAGATCGTTGAGGGCGATGTGCCCGAAGTGCTCAAGGAAGCGGTGATCTACTCGCTCGACATGGGCTCCCTGCTGGCCGGCACCCGCTATCGCGGTGACTTCGAGGAACGTCTCAAGGCCGTGATGAAGGAGCTGGAAAAGCTGCCTCATGCCGTGCTCTTCATCGACGAAATCCACACCATGATCGGTGCGGGTGCAACCTCGGGCGGCGCGCTCGATGCTTCGAATCTCCTCAAGCCTGCTCTGGCTTCCGGCGCGATCCGGTGCATCGGTTCGACCACCTACAAGGAATACCGCCAGTTCTTCGAAAAGGACCGCGCGCTGGTGCGGCGCTTCCAGAAGATCGACGTCAACGAGCCTTCGATCCCCGATGCCATCGAAATCGTGAAGGGCCTGCGTCCTTATTTCGAAGAGTTCCACAAGATCAAGTACACCGACGATGCTCTCAAGGCGGCGGTGGAACTGTCGGCCCGCTACATCAACGACCGCAAATTGCCCGACAAGGCGATCGACGTCATCGATGAAACCGGCGCTAGCCAGATGCTGCTCACCGAGGATCAGCGCAAGCAGGTGATCGATGTCGAGGATATCGAGAACACCATCGCCACCATCGCGCGCATCCCGCCAAAATCGGTTAGCAAGTCCGATGCGGAACTGCTGAGCAGCCTCGAGCAAAGCCTCAAGACCGTGGTCTACGGACAGGATGCCGCCATCACGGCACTGTCCTCCGCGATCAAGCTGGCCCGTGCCGGCCTGCGCGAGCCCGAAAAGCCGATCGGCTCTTACCTGTTCACCGGTCCTACCGGCGTCGGCAAGACCGAAGTGGCCAAGCAACTCGCCGACACGCTCGGGGTGGAGCTGCTGCGCTTCGACATGTCCGAATATATGGAGCGTCACACCGTGTCGCGCCTGATCGGTGCCCCTCCGGGTTATGTCGGCTTTGATCAGGGTGGTCTTTTGACCGACGGGGTGGATCAGCATCCGCATTGCGTCGTGCTGCTGGATGAAATCGAGAAGGCCCATCCGGACCTCTACAACATCCTGTTGCAGGTGATGGATCACGGCAAGCTCACCGACCACAACGGCAAGTCGGTCGACTTCCGCAATGTGATCCTGATCATGACCTCCAATGCGGGCGCTATGGACTTGCAGAAGAGCCCGATCGGCTTTGGCCGCAAGCGCGAAGTCGGGGACGACGAAGAAGCCATCAACCGCATCTTCACTCCCGAATTCCGCAACCGGCTTGATGCGATCATCTCCTTTGCGCCCCTGCCGCGCGAAGTGGTCCGTCGGGTGGTCGAGAAGTTCGTTCTGCAGCTGGAAGGTCAGCTTGCCGAGCGGGGCGTCACCATCAACCTGACCTCGGAAGCCGCTGATTGGCTCGCCGAGCACGGTTACGACGAACGCATGGGTGCCCGTCCTCTGGGTCGCGTCATCCAGGAACACGTCAAGAAGCCCCTGGCCGATCAGGTTCTCTTCGGGGAATTGGTCAATGGCGGCTCGGTGACCGTGGCCGTCGTTGGCGAAGGCGCCGATGCCAAGCTGGAACTGGTCGCAGTCCCACCGCGCCCCGCCAAGCCCAAGGCCCTGCCCAAGCCCAAAAAGCCCAAGGCCACCGCCGATAAGGAGTAATCCTCCAAAAACCCAAAAACAAAGGCCGGGAGCGATCCCGGCCTTTTTGTTTTCAGTGTTCAGGTCAGCCCTTGAGCGGTCACAGCCGCCGGTGTCACCCCGGCCTCGAGCCGGGGTCCATCTCGAGCTCTCAGGGCTTGGTAGCAAGCCCTAAACCGGCTTGATCAACGCATGCCGCTTCTTGCCGACGGACAGCTTGATCACACCCTCGGCGAGCAGCGCGTTTTCGCCCAAGCTCAGCTTGTCGTCCTCGACCACGGTGTCATTGACGCGCACCGCACCTGAAGCCACATGCCGGCGCGCTTCGCCGTTCGAGGCCGCCAGCCCCGCCATCACCAGCGCCGACAAGATCCCGACGCCTCCGTTCAACTCTGCCCGCGACACGGTCGCAGTGGGCAACGACAGGTCGACGGAGCCGGCTTCAAAGGTCGCCTTGGCCGTCGCCGCCGCCTCGTCGGCCGCCTGGCGGCCATGCACGATGGCGGTCACCTCGGTGGCCAGCACCTTCTTGGCCTCATTGATCTCGGTCCCACCAAGCGCTGCCAGTTTGGCAATCTCGTCGAGCGGCAGCCGCGTGAAGATCTTGAGGAACTTGCCAACGTCCGCATCCTCGGTGTTGCGGAAATACTGCCAGAAGTCATAGGGGCTGAAGAGGTCGCCATTGAGCCACACGGCCCCCGAGGCAGACTTGCCCATCTTCTCGCCGCTCGACTTGGTCAGCAGTGGCGTCGTCAGCGCATAAAGCTGCGGTCCACCCATGCGATGGCTGAGGTCAACGCCATTGATGATGTTGCCCCACTGATCCGAGCCGCCCATCTGCAGCACGGTGCCATAGCGGCGGTTGAGCTCGACGAAGTCGTAGCCCTGCATGATCATGTAGTTGAATTCGAGAAAGCTGAGCGACTGTTCGCGATCGAGCCGGAGCTTGACCGAGTCGAAGCTGAGCATGCGGTTGACCGAAAAGTGCCGGCCAACATCACGCAGGAACTCGATATAGTTGAGGTTCAGAAGCCATTCAGCATTGTTAATCATGATGGCTGGATTGTGGCCATCATAGCGCAGAATGTTGCTGTAGACCCGCTTGATGCTCGCGATATTGGCTTCGATCTGCTCGACGGTCAGCAGCTTGCGCTGCTCGTCGCGGAAGGAAGGATCCCCAACCATCGAGGTGCCGCCGCCCATCAAGCTGATCGCCCGATGGCCGGTTTCCTGCAGCCAGTACAACATCGTAACGGTGATCAGGTTACCGATATGGATCGACGTGGCTGTCGCGTCATACCCCACATAGCCAGTGATCGGTCCCTTGAGGGCCAGGGCATCGAGCCCCTCCGGATCGGAAATCTGGTGGATGAAACCGCGCTCATCGAGCACGCGCAGGAAATCAGACTTGAACTTCGACATCAACAAACCGCTTCTTTATCAGGGGCTTAACTCAGCCGCCTAGCGCCCGCCACCCGCGGCAATCTCCTGCCGGCGACGGTCGAGGTAATCGGCGCAACGCGTGGTCAGATCATCGATCTTGCCTTCGAAGAAGTGGTTAGCCCCTTCCACGATCTGCTGCTCGATGGTGATGCCCTTCTGCGTCTTGAGCTTGTCAACGAGCTTCTGCACCGAATTGGGCGGCGCCACGCGGTCCTTGTCGCCATGAATGATCAGCCCCGATGAAGGGCAGGGGGCAAGGAACGAGAAATCATAGAGATTTTCCGGTGGCGCGACCGAGATGAAGCCCTCGACCTCCGGCCGGCGCATCAGC is a genomic window containing:
- the clpA gene encoding ATP-dependent Clp protease ATP-binding subunit ClpA, whose translation is MPSFSRGLEKALHQAMNLARERNHEFATLEHLLLALTDDRDTIAVLAGCDVDVDALKSDLEDFINEELDSLIVANGQDARPTAAFQRVIQRAVIHVQSSGREEVTGANVLVAIFAERESHAAYFLEQQDMSRLDAVNFISHGITKSGPSEERKVRGAEDGEGNSEGGRGDNAKSSALADFCVDLNAKARAGKIDPLIGRDAELRRTIQVLCRRSKNNPIYVGDAGVGKTAIAEGLARKIVEGDVPEVLKEAVIYSLDMGSLLAGTRYRGDFEERLKAVMKELEKLPHAVLFIDEIHTMIGAGATSGGALDASNLLKPALASGAIRCIGSTTYKEYRQFFEKDRALVRRFQKIDVNEPSIPDAIEIVKGLRPYFEEFHKIKYTDDALKAAVELSARYINDRKLPDKAIDVIDETGASQMLLTEDQRKQVIDVEDIENTIATIARIPPKSVSKSDAELLSSLEQSLKTVVYGQDAAITALSSAIKLARAGLREPEKPIGSYLFTGPTGVGKTEVAKQLADTLGVELLRFDMSEYMERHTVSRLIGAPPGYVGFDQGGLLTDGVDQHPHCVVLLDEIEKAHPDLYNILLQVMDHGKLTDHNGKSVDFRNVILIMTSNAGAMDLQKSPIGFGRKREVGDDEEAINRIFTPEFRNRLDAIISFAPLPREVVRRVVEKFVLQLEGQLAERGVTINLTSEAADWLAEHGYDERMGARPLGRVIQEHVKKPLADQVLFGELVNGGSVTVAVVGEGADAKLELVAVPPRPAKPKALPKPKKPKATADKE
- the tyrS gene encoding tyrosine--tRNA ligase; amino-acid sequence: MSKFKSDFLRVLDERGFIHQISDPEGLDALALKGPITGYVGYDATATSIHIGNLITVTMLYWLQETGHRAISLMGGGTSMVGDPSFRDEQRKLLTVEQIEANIASIKRVYSNILRYDGHNPAIMINNAEWLLNLNYIEFLRDVGRHFSVNRMLSFDSVKLRLDREQSLSFLEFNYMIMQGYDFVELNRRYGTVLQMGGSDQWGNIINGVDLSHRMGGPQLYALTTPLLTKSSGEKMGKSASGAVWLNGDLFSPYDFWQYFRNTEDADVGKFLKIFTRLPLDEIAKLAALGGTEINEAKKVLATEVTAIVHGRQAADEAAATAKATFEAGSVDLSLPTATVSRAELNGGVGILSALVMAGLAASNGEARRHVASGAVRVNDTVVEDDKLSLGENALLAEGVIKLSVGKKRHALIKPV